From the genome of Acropora palmata chromosome 4, jaAcrPala1.3, whole genome shotgun sequence, one region includes:
- the LOC141879947 gene encoding uncharacterized protein LOC141879947 isoform X2, translating into MSLLFTLKNVFALGLFSNIVRSSESCEVINQNVRGFLRAFRDMKEQKTLCELLPSDKYSKSNRFSPSQQYHHFSILTPCLNKPCKNDAPCLAQYEQNSFRCDCETGFVGKLCETEITYHWKLDSTDEQINLRGAAKFLLQDGQTVLYLSGSQGTFAETPAVPIYTENLTICIWFKSMADPANNQLPIYGDWSAPHSFRLMVENGIFKIQIRDTNGVDLIIRSANSSVPRNRWSHVAMTWNRATGRVRLFVNGEIKHQSTVAPDKNINFMNSGHSVYDIGLKRDSGTLVHAYFSDLMIFTRELGFSSSENVNEIKDEIFLTHPLHNLV; encoded by the exons ATGTCGCTTCTGTTCACATTGAAGAACGTTTTTGCCCTTGGGTTATTTTCAAACATAGTTCGCAGTTCAGAAAGTTGTGAAGTTATTAACCAAAACGTCAGAGGCTTCCTGCGAG CCTTTCGCGACATGAAGGAGCAAAAGACATTGTGTGAACTGTTACCAAGTGACAAATACAGCAAATCGAACCGATTTTCTCCCAGTCAACAATATCATCATTTCAGCATTTTG ACTCCTTGCCTCAACAAACCTTGTAAGAATGATGCTCCTTGTTTGGCTCAGTACGAACAAAACAGCTTCAGGTGCGATTGTGAGACAGGATTCGTTGGCAAGCTTTGCGAAACAG AGATCACTTACCATTGGAAACTTGACAGTACGGACGAGCAAATAAA TTTACGTGGAGCTGCAAAGTTCCTCCTGCAAGATGGACAGACAGTGCTGTATTTGAGTGGCAGTCAGGGAACCTTTGCTGAGACACCGGCTGTTCCTATTTACACTGAAAACTTGACCATTTGCATTTGGTTTAAAAGCATGGCTGACCCAGCCAATAATCAACTGCCTATTTATGGTGATTGGTCGGCACCACATTCCTTCCGATTGATGGTCGAAAatggaattttcaaaatacaaattagAGATACTAATGGAGTTGATCTAATCATCCGCTCTGCGAATTCCTC TGTACCCAGGAATCGTTGGAGTCACGTTGCAATGACATGGAATCGCGCAACTGGAAGAGTAAGGCTGTTTGTCAACGGAGAAATTAAACACCAGAGCACAGTAGCACCGgataaaaacattaatttcatgAATTCCGGCCACTCAGTTTACGATATTGGCTTAAAAAGGGACTCTGGTACTCTTGTGCATGCGTATTTCAGTGATTTGATGATTTTCACCAGGGAGTTGGGATTTTCGTCTTCTGAAAACGTGAATGAGATAAAAGACGAAATTTTTCTAACTCATCCACTGCACAATTTAGTGTGA
- the LOC141879947 gene encoding uncharacterized protein LOC141879947 isoform X1: MSLLFTLKNVFALGLFSNIVRSSESCEVINQNVRGFLRGDEKSFAYANFVMHRFYYLNITPLIGMSVYRSEDCGMSCLEHVSCLSFNVAAFRDMKEQKTLCELLPSDKYSKSNRFSPSQQYHHFSILTPCLNKPCKNDAPCLAQYEQNSFRCDCETGFVGKLCETEITYHWKLDSTDEQINLRGAAKFLLQDGQTVLYLSGSQGTFAETPAVPIYTENLTICIWFKSMADPANNQLPIYGDWSAPHSFRLMVENGIFKIQIRDTNGVDLIIRSANSSVPRNRWSHVAMTWNRATGRVRLFVNGEIKHQSTVAPDKNINFMNSGHSVYDIGLKRDSGTLVHAYFSDLMIFTRELGFSSSENVNEIKDEIFLTHPLHNLV, encoded by the exons ATGTCGCTTCTGTTCACATTGAAGAACGTTTTTGCCCTTGGGTTATTTTCAAACATAGTTCGCAGTTCAGAAAGTTGTGAAGTTATTAACCAAAACGTCAGAGGCTTCCTGCGAGGTGACGAGAAATCATTTGCTTATGCAAACTTTGTAATGCACAGGTTTTATTACTTAAATATCACTCCTTTGATCGGGATGTCGGTGTACAGGTCAGAAGACTGTGGAATGAGTTGTCTTGAACACGTTTCTTGTTTATCCTTCAATGTCGCAGCCTTTCGCGACATGAAGGAGCAAAAGACATTGTGTGAACTGTTACCAAGTGACAAATACAGCAAATCGAACCGATTTTCTCCCAGTCAACAATATCATCATTTCAGCATTTTG ACTCCTTGCCTCAACAAACCTTGTAAGAATGATGCTCCTTGTTTGGCTCAGTACGAACAAAACAGCTTCAGGTGCGATTGTGAGACAGGATTCGTTGGCAAGCTTTGCGAAACAG AGATCACTTACCATTGGAAACTTGACAGTACGGACGAGCAAATAAA TTTACGTGGAGCTGCAAAGTTCCTCCTGCAAGATGGACAGACAGTGCTGTATTTGAGTGGCAGTCAGGGAACCTTTGCTGAGACACCGGCTGTTCCTATTTACACTGAAAACTTGACCATTTGCATTTGGTTTAAAAGCATGGCTGACCCAGCCAATAATCAACTGCCTATTTATGGTGATTGGTCGGCACCACATTCCTTCCGATTGATGGTCGAAAatggaattttcaaaatacaaattagAGATACTAATGGAGTTGATCTAATCATCCGCTCTGCGAATTCCTC TGTACCCAGGAATCGTTGGAGTCACGTTGCAATGACATGGAATCGCGCAACTGGAAGAGTAAGGCTGTTTGTCAACGGAGAAATTAAACACCAGAGCACAGTAGCACCGgataaaaacattaatttcatgAATTCCGGCCACTCAGTTTACGATATTGGCTTAAAAAGGGACTCTGGTACTCTTGTGCATGCGTATTTCAGTGATTTGATGATTTTCACCAGGGAGTTGGGATTTTCGTCTTCTGAAAACGTGAATGAGATAAAAGACGAAATTTTTCTAACTCATCCACTGCACAATTTAGTGTGA